The following DNA comes from Syntrophorhabdaceae bacterium.
CTTCGTGATGGCGACCATCAACAGGTCCAGGGCCTCTTTGGTCGATGAGATCTGCGGGGCAAAACCGCCTTCGTCGCCGACACCCGTTACATGCCCCTTGTCTTTCAGCACGCCTTTCAGCGCATGGAATATCTCGGCACCCATCCTGATAGCCTCTTTAAAACAATCCGCGCCTGCCGGGACGATCATGAATTCCTGGGCGTCAAGGTCATTCTGGGCATGCGCACCGCCGTTGATAACGTTCATCATCGGCACGGGAAGCTCACGGCCCCTGATGCCGCCTATATATTGATAGAGCGGGATATCGAGATATTCCGCCGATGCCCTGGCGAGGGCCAGAGAGACGCCGAGGATCGCATTTGCGCCGAGCTTGTTTTTGTTCTCTGTCCCATCGAGCTCAATGAGGAGGTTATCAATATAGGCCTGATCGATTGCATCGAGACCTTCTATCTCAGGCGCAATGGAATTGTTCACGTTATCGACCGCCTTCAGAACCCCTTTGCCTTTATATCTTTTGGCATCACCGTCCCTGAGTTCGAGGGCCTCCCTTTCTCCTGTAGAGGCGCCGGAGGGGACGATCGCCCTTCCCATAACTCCGCTCTCAAGGGTTACCTCTACCTCAACGGTAGGATTTCCCCTGCTATCGAGCACTTCCCTTGCAAAGACATCGTATATCGTCGACATGATTACCTCCATTATTTTTTTATATGCGGGATGCCTGACCTATTATGGGAGAATACCACAGGAGTAATAAACCTTCAAACATTTTGTACCGTGATAAACATCACATACATTACATTTTTTATTGCATATATAATACAGAAAAGGTTATCACAATATAATATGACGGATAGGAGGTGAGGATATGGCAAAGAAGACACTGATATATTATCTTGCGATAGCGATGTTCGTTATCGGTATCGTACCGCGCGTTGAGGCTGCCTTTGTGCCGTCGCAAGCGATAGCGCTGCCGGCTGTGGACAGGGCAGACGATCTTGGTAAGATCCAGACAGTCCTCGAATCGAAACTTGTTAAGCAGCGGCTTCAGGATCTTGGTTTCACGGCCGATGAGATCAATGCAAGGTTTTCTCAGATGAGCGACCAGCAGATCCATAGTTTTGCACAGCAGCTTGATGACCTCAGGGTTGGGAAAGACAGTCTGGGGATAGTCATCGCAGTGCTGCTTATCATCGTACTCGTCATAGTCATCATTAACCTGACCACCGGCCATAAGGTTGTGGTGACCCCGTAAACCTTTTGCTGATCAGGTCCGGGGAGCTTCACAGGGAAGCCCCGGACCTTTTTGTTACGACAATGCGAAGGCTCCTCACCATTTTTATCATTTTTTTTCTCTTCGGATGCAGCACGGCGAATTCCCCCGTTCCTCCTGCGGATGCGTTCCTGTTGCGCGGCGTCCCGTTTTTCAGACAGGATGATTTTCAATGCGGACCCTCTGCGCTTGCGACGGTGATACATTACTGGTACGCCAAAAAGAATGTCGATAAAAGACCTTCCTATGATGATATTGTAACAGCGGTCTACAGCCCGGGAGCGGGCGGTGT
Coding sequences within:
- a CDS encoding PA2779 family protein, coding for MAKKTLIYYLAIAMFVIGIVPRVEAAFVPSQAIALPAVDRADDLGKIQTVLESKLVKQRLQDLGFTADEINARFSQMSDQQIHSFAQQLDDLRVGKDSLGIVIAVLLIIVLVIVIINLTTGHKVVVTP
- a CDS encoding C39 family peptidase yields the protein MLIRSGELHREAPDLFVTTMRRLLTIFIIFFLFGCSTANSPVPPADAFLLRGVPFFRQDDFQCGPSALATVIHYWYAKKNVDKRPSYDDIVTAVYSPGAGGVLGIDLELYAKRLGFGAAQYSGSIADIRDNINKEVPLIILVDYGFLMYQGNHFMVTTGYTDGGIVVNSGRKRNEIIPDRELEKIWQKTGYWSLRIQPSS
- the eno gene encoding phosphopyruvate hydratase, translated to MSTIYDVFAREVLDSRGNPTVEVEVTLESGVMGRAIVPSGASTGEREALELRDGDAKRYKGKGVLKAVDNVNNSIAPEIEGLDAIDQAYIDNLLIELDGTENKNKLGANAILGVSLALARASAEYLDIPLYQYIGGIRGRELPVPMMNVINGGAHAQNDLDAQEFMIVPAGADCFKEAIRMGAEIFHALKGVLKDKGHVTGVGDEGGFAPQISSTKEALDLLMVAITKAGYKPGKDVFIALDTAASEFYKKGKYHIDKNVWDSNKLIDFYESIIGDYPIISIEDGLAQNDWKGWKSFTDRCASKIQIVGDDIFVTNPKIFTEGIKKGIANSILIKLNQIGTLTETLTTIELAKRAGYTCVISHRSGETEDTFIADLAVATNVGQIKTGSASRSERIAKYNQLMRIEDELGDLAIFGGTEVFYSIRK